AATAAACTGCCTCAAAGTTAAGACAGACAAGCAGGTCATCCCCCCTGATGGGCCGACCCACGTCCTACTCTCAATAAACTCAAGTAATTAAACGTGGAGAAGGCCTCGATGTCAAGAGACATACTCATTTTTTTTTACGAAATAATGAGTACATATGGATTGGGCAGTTGCGGCCGTCAGTCAAATGCAACGACAAATACACCGGGGAAACCACTGTGCGCTAACTTTTCTTTTACAGACTCAGCCATCTGGAGTGAATGGAAATCACCAACACGGACACGATAAAGGGCTCGCCCATCGGTGTCGCTAAAATTAACATCAGTCCGCGTAAAACTTGGCTTTAATTTTTGGGCAAGTCGTTTGGCGTTGCCTTCCTGAGCGAAAGCTCCAACCTGAACGGCAAAGCTGCCGGTATCATAATCGACCGGCGCTGAGTAGATTTTTTTTGCCCCCTGCTGATGAGGATAACCGAGAGCAACAATGTCGACAGGGGCCGTCCCCTGCTCAACAACATCCAGCTCTTTCGCCGCTGAAAAAGAGAGGTCGATAACCCGCCCGGCAACAAAAGGACCCCTGTCGTTGATGCGCACCACGGCCGATTTGCCGTTGCGACGATTCGTCACCCGCACCTCAACCCCGAGAGGCAAAGTCTTGTGTGCGGCCGTCATCGCATACATATCGTAAATTTCGCCGTTACTGGTCAAGTGACCGTTAAACTTCTTACCGTACCAACTGGCTATCCCACGCTGAGTAAAACCCTGATGGTCACGCAGAGGTTGATATCTCTGGCCGTCAACTTCATATGGTTTTTGCCAGCCTTTCAGTTGGCGAGTCTCTGGAGTTTCAATGACTCTTGTCGTATGTGCACTACAAGCGGCCAGGACCAAGGTCAAAAGAACCCATCCAAAAAGACGCATCTGACTACTCTTCGATCTGGGTCATACCCCGAAAACGCTGATAACGTTGTTCGATCAGTTCATCGGGAGAGAGTTTCGACAGCTCTTCCAAATGACGTTTCAGATAATCTTTAAGGGTATTGGCCGCTGTTTTATGGTCACTGTGCGCACCACCAAGTGGTTCGGGGACCACATCATCAATCACGCAGCCCAACTCTTCAACATCTCGCGAAGTCAGCTTCAGTGCTTCGGCCGCCTGCGGCCCCTTGGTGCCGTCGCTCCATAAAATAGCGGCGCAGCCTTCTGGTGAAATAACGGCATAAACCGAGTATTCCATCATCAATACCCGGTTGCCGACCGCAATCGCCAATGCGCCGCCCGAACCACCCTCCCCGGCGATCGTGACAATAACAGGGACTTTAAGCAAAGACATCTCGCGCAAATTACGCGCAATCGCCTCGGCCTGGCCGCGTTCTTCGGCACCGATACCAGGAAAAGCACCAGGAGTGTCAACAAAAGTGAAGATCGGCAAGCCGAACTGCTCGGCCATCTGCATGACACGCAGCGCCTTGCGGTAGCCTTCAGGATTTGGCATGCCAAAGTTGCGGTAGACTTTCTCTTTGGTGTTCCGCCCTTTCTGATGCCCGATCACGCAACAGGGGCGACCTTCAAAGCGGGCGAAGCCGCAAACAAGGGCCGGGTCATCCCGAAAATTGCGGTCTCCATGGACCTCAAACCAGTCAGTAAAGATCAGGTTGATATAATCAAGCACGTAGGGACGGTCAGCATGCCGCGCCAGTTGAGTACGCTGCCAGCGGCTGAGATTTGAGAAAATTTCCTTTTTTAATTTTTCAGATTTTTTTTCAAGCTTCTTGATATCACTGCCAAAATCAACATTATCCGTTGAGAAATCACGGAGTTCGCCTATTTTTGCCTCAAGCTCGGCCAGAGGCTTTTCAAATTCAAGGTAGTTGCTCATCGATCGCTCCTTTGCAAAACGAAGGGCACAGCATATAGGAGTTTGTCCCAGGGTTCAAGCAACAAGGTCATGATGGCCGGGTCACTCAAAGGTCATTATATTATAACCGAACAGTTTTGCCGCTTCGGCCATGGCCTCGTCTGACGCCGCCATCCTCAGCTGTTCAGGGAGCCGGATAATGGTTTCGCTCCGGTTGGGGATGACCATATGCAGAGCAACATCACAGTTGCCACGATAACGCTGTACAATTGACTTGAGCTCGCGCAATTGCATCTCATCAAGCCCTGGTGTGGTCAGCCGGATATTAACCCGTCTGGTCTGCTTCTGCGCAGCGTCACGCAGCAATTCGACCTCATTAACCAGCAGCTTGCAGGCCTCCTCACCGACATCGAGTTCGCCGGTCAGCAAAAGAGGTTCCTCCCCTTTCAACAGTTCCATTGAGCTAGCGTAAACCTCAGGAAAAACCACGCATTCAACCGACCCGCACAGATCTTCAAGGCTGATAAAGGCCATCCGATCCCCTTTTTTGGTCATCAACTCCTTAATGCCGGAAACAATTCCGCACAAACGAACCTTCTCCTTGTCTGTCCGTTCTGTCAGCCCTGAGCTGTCACATGTGGTGAAACGCTTGATCTGGTCGGAAAAGCGATCTAAAGGGTGTCCCGAGACATAAAAACCAAGGGATTCCTTCTCATACGCCAGCAGATCTTTCTCATCCCATTCCTCAATTTCGGGGAGAACTCCATACCCATTCCCCGCAACCGAAACGACCTCATGGCTTCCGAACAACGACTCCTGGCCAGATTCTCTCTCGCGCTGCAAACGCTGACCGATCTCCATCGCCTCCTCAAACGCAGCCATAAACTGAGCGCGCTTCCCACCGAGAGTATCGAATGCTCCACACTTGATCAGGGCTTCGACCACTTTCTTATTGACCTTACGCAAATCGACCCGCTCACAAAAATCCTGCAGCGAATTAAAGGGCTTCCCTTTTCGTACCTCTATAATCGATTCGAGAGCCGCCGCCCCAACCCCCTTGACGGCACCAAGTCCAAACCGAATCGCTGTCGCGCTAACCGTAAAAGAGCGATCCGAGGCGTTAATATCAGGCGGAAAAACTTCGATCCCCATGGACCGCACTTCGCTGATATTTTTGATCACCTTGTCGGTATTCTCCATATCCTCGGTCAGCAGGGCGGCCATAAACTCAACAGGATAATGAGCCTTCAGATAAGCGGTGTGATAAGCGACCAGGGCATAGGCCGCGGAATGGGATTTATTGAAACCATACTCGGCGAACTTGGCCATCAAATCGAAGATCGCCTCGGCTTTCTTAACATCAAGTCTCTGCTCCCTGGCCCCGGTGAGGAAAGGCTCCTTCTCCTTAGCCATGACCACCGGGTCCTTTTTCCCCATCGCCCGCCGCAACAAGTCGGCACGACCGAGGGAATATCCGGCCAGCGTGCGCGCAATCTGCATGACCTGTTCCTGATAGACAATAACCCCATAAGTATCCTTCAGTATCGGTTCAAGCTGCGACAGCGTTTGGACGAAACTTTCAACCCCGTTCTTGCGTTTGATGAATGAGTCAACCATCCCTGACCCCAGTGGGCCTGGACGATAAAGCGCCACCATGGCAATCAGATCTTCAAAACAGCTCGGTTTGAGCTTGACCAGATATTCTTTCATTCCCGAGGATTCAAGCTGAAAAACGCCAGTCGTCTCGCCGCGCGACAGCAGTTCGTAGGTTTTCTTGTCATCATCCCCGATCAGCTTCAGATCGAAATCGGCAACGCCCCCCTCACGCACCAGCCGCACGGCGTTCTCGATAACCGTCAGGGTTTTCAGGCCCAGAAAGTCAAACTTGACCAGACCGATTTTCTCGACATATTTCATCGGAAACTGGGTGACCTGCCCGCCCGATTTCGGGTCAGTATACAGCGGTAGATACTCCGACAGCGGCTTCGGGGTCACCACCACTCCGGCCGCATGGGTCGAAGCATGACGAGTTAGCCCTTCAAGAGCCAGGGAAATACGGACCAACTCCTTAATTCTGGAATCCTTCTCGACCAGAGTTTTAAGTTTCGGCTCTTGCACCAGCGCATCTTTTAATGTGATACCAAGGACGTTCGGTACCATCTTGGCAATTTTATCGACCTCTCCGTAAGGGATATTCAGCGCCCGCCCGACATCCCGCAGTACCCCTTTGGCAAGCATGGTACCGAAGGTGATGATCTGGGCGACATTTTCGTGACCGTACTTTTCACGAACATAGTCAATCACCCGTTCACGACCATAAATGCAAAAATCGACGTCGATATCCGGCATTGAAACCCGCTCAGGATTCAGGAAACGTTCAAACAGCAGATTATACGGGAGCGGATCGATATCAGTGATACGGACCGACCATGCCACCAGACTCCCGGCGGCACTCCCGCGGCCAGGTCCGACCGGGACTCCGTTGTTTTTCCCCCAGTTGATAAAATCGGCGACGATCAGAAAATATCCAGGGAAGCCCATCTGAGCGATACAATCGAGCTCTGTCTGCAACCGAGCATGATACTCCTTAAGTTTCTCATCGCTAATTTCGCGCACCTTGCGCACCTCGCCCAGGCGTTCTTCGAGCCCCTGCCAACTCATTTCGGCCAGAACCTCATCCAGCGACTTGTCGGCCGGTTTTTCATACTGCGGAAAATGATAAGTATTGAAATCGAGCTCAAGGTTGCACTGAGCGGCGATCTTCAACGTGTTGGCTAATGCTTCAGGATGCTCGGGGAAAAGATCCGCCATCTCCTGCGGACTTTTGACGTAAAATTCATCGTTGGCGAAGCGCATCCGCTTCGGGTCATCCATCGTCTTACCGGTCTGGATACAGAGTAAAACCTCGTGGGCGAAGGCATCTTCGCGCCGCAGATAATGACAATCGTTTGTCGCAACCAGTGGCAGAGAGAGCTCACGCGAGAGCTGAATCAACCCGTCATTGGCCCTTCTCTGCTCAGGGATGTAATTCTCCTGCAGTTCCAGATAAAATCGTCCGTTATCAAAGATCTGCGACATTTCAGTCGCGCGGCGTAATGCCTCCTCCGGTTGACCGAGATTAAACAGGGTCGGCAACTCGCCACCGAGGCAGGCTGACAGGGCAATCAGTCCCTCATTGTGTTGAGCAAGCAGGTCCCAGTCGATCCGCGGCCGGTAGTAAAACCCCTCGCGATAGGCGGCAGAAATCAGACGGCAGATATTTTGATACCCGGCCAGGTTTTGACAGAGCAGAATCAGGTGATAAGAAGCCTCTGATGAGCCCCGCGCGTTCCCCTTGGTAAAACGGGATCCGGGCGCAACATAGACTTCACAGCCGACAATCGGTTTGATTCCGGCAGCATGTGCTTTGCTGTAAAATTCGACCGCGCCGAACATGTTGCCATGGTCTGTGACAGCCACCGCCGGCATATTAAAATCTTTGGCACGCGTGATCAGCTCATCAAGTTTGATTGCACCATCGAGCAGGCTGTATTGGCTGTGAAGATGAAGATGGACGAAAGCGGATGATTGCATAAAAGACAGGGCCCAAGGGAACGAGAATTAAAACTTAACTAGCTGATTTATTGAGGTTTTCAAATAAGGCAGAGCGCTGAAAAGCATGCTGATTTTGATGACGAATTCTAGCACCGCCGCAGCTCGAGGGTCAACCGAAACGACCTCCTCACCGCTGAATAAATCAATCCTTTATAAACCTGCGGCTGCCGGATACAATGGTCGATATACCTACAAAATATTACACAGGAGACAAACCCATATGCGTATTGAACATGATCTCAAGCTCGGCTTCAAGGATGTCCTGATCCGGCCCAAGCGCTCCACATTGAAAAGCCGTGCCGAAGTGAAGCTTGAGCGCAGCTACACCTTTCTGCACAGCCAATTGCAATGGAGCGGGGTGCCGATTATAGCAGCCAACATGGATACCGTTGGCACCTTCGCCATGGCCGAGGCCCTGGCCAAACACGATATGCTCTGCGCCCTGCACAAACACTACAGCTTGCAGGAATGGCAAGACTGGTTGAAGCAGGCAGGTGAAAATATCTATCAAAGGATTATGGTCAGTACCGGGACCTCGGACAACGATATGGAGAAATTAAAGGCGGTTTTAAGCATCGCACCACAGCTACAGTTTATCTGCATTGATGTCGCCAATGGCTACGCCGAATCCTTCGTCGACTTTGTCTCGCGGGTACGTGAAGCCTATCCGCAGATGACGATCATTGCCGGGAATGTCGTCACCGGAGAGATGGTCGAAGAACTGCTGCTCGCCGGGGCCGATGTCGTCAAAGTCGGAATCGGCCCCGGCTCAGTTTGCACCACAAGGGTAAAAACCGGAGTCGGTTACCCGCAACTTTCGGCGGTGATTGAATGTGCCGATGCTGCTCACGGTCTGGGTGGCAGAATCATCTCAGATGGCGGCTGCATCTGTCCTGGCGATGTTTCAAAGGCGTTCGGCGCCGGTTCTGATTTTGTCATGCTCGGCGGGATGCTCGCCGGCCATGATGAGAGCGGCGGTCAACTGGTTGAGCGTGAGGGGCTACAATACAAACTCTTTTACGGCATGAGTTCATCAACGGCCATGAGTAAACATGTGGGCGGTGTAGCAGAATACCGCTCTTCTGAAGGGAAAACAGTTGAAGTCCCCTATCGCGGGGTCGTTGAAGAGACCCTGCGTGACATTCTCGGCGGGGTGCGCTCTACCTGCACCTACGTCGGCGCTGCAGAACTGCGTGAACTGACTAAGCGCACGACTTTTATTCGCGTTCAGGAGCAGGAGAACCGCACCTTTTCCTGATTCTTTGTTGAGAAAGCTTCATTCAACCCATGCTTCTGGCATGTCGCCTCACGAACTGTCAGCTATCGTTTCCCAATCACAGGGGTTTAGTCAAAGGGCTAAACCCCATAAATATCTCTCAGGGATTCGGGTGGGATCTAAACTGTCGCTTTAGAAGCGAAGACTTCAACACCAAACTTTTTAAGCATGCTGACAAGTTTAATCAGCGGCAACCCGATCAGGGTGTTGTAATCATCCCCCGCCATTTTTTCCATCAGCGCGATCCCCAGTCCCTCAATTTTAAAGGCACCAGCACACTCGTAGGGCTTTTCACGCCGCACATAATCAATGATCTGGGCATCGCTCAATGCGCGTAAACTGACAGAAAACGCGGAAAAGTCAGTTTGATATGCGCTGTTCTCGCTGTCAAAGATGGCAATTCCGGTAAAAAATATGTGCGTGCGGCCGGCCATCTGCCTGAGCTGAGAGATTGCAGCCTCTTCGCTCCCCGGCTTCCCAACGGCCCGCCCCCGTTGATCAACAAAAACCTGATCGGAACCGATGATCAACGCATTGGGATAGCCCTCCGCAAGGCTCTGAGCCTTACCCAGGGCGAGATGTCGCACCAGCAGTTCGGGGGCGATCGCCGGATCAATCGTTTCTTTGAAGGATGGAGCCGCGGTAATGAAGGGCAGTTGCAACTGCCGCAGCAATTGCAGACGGTAAGGACTGGTCGAAGCCAGAATCAGTTGGCGCATAGAGTTCCCCGCTGGGCAAAAGATTCCAATCTTTACCGCAGCAGTTCACAAAAAGCAACGTCAACCCACCACTCCAACAAGGGTCAGCCCAGCTGATGTTTACGCCAGACAGGTCCCGGTTCACAGATCCACTGATGAGGACGTTCTATGCGGCTCATAGGCCAGAATGGCGCGCAGGAAGGTTCGGCGACGGCCACAAATTTCTGCAACCATTGGCCTGTCTCGGAATTGAATGATTTTTCACTACGAAAACTGAGCTCTTTAAAACACCGGGTGAGCCCCTCTTCAAGGACCTCCTGCTCGTAGCGGCCGGAGAGGGAATCTCCTTCACTCTCCCATATCGGCAGGAGGACAACCTTCAGTTGATCGCCTACGCAGGCTTCGAACCAGTCTTCGGCGCTGCCGTCTCCGACGATCCCGGATATTTTGAGGCCGGCTGAAGATGGTTGAATTGAAGAGATGGCAAAGTAAAAGGAATTCTCATACCCGGAGAGATTGAAGTGAGAAATCATTCTGTCCTCCTTTAGACGTTAAAGACTGTTTGCTGCTTCAGTACAGTCTACGCACAAGAGTGACAGAATATTACACACAGCCTCAGACTGTGGACTTCTCAAGGGTCTGGCGTAGAGCCTGTAAAAATTTCTCACGCAGGGTCTCGGGACCGAGGATCTGCACATGCGGGAGCATTGAGAAGAGCCAGGAGAGAATTTCAGTATCACCGGCGGCGCTGAATTGCAGGCGCACTGCACCGTCTGGACACTCTTCCAGTTGTTGCTGCGGGTGCCAGATTCGTTCACGGATCAGATGGGCGATCGGTTCGGCAAATAGCAGATCAAGGCTACGCTCCGGCCCCTCGTCGATCAATCCGAAGGCGCTGCCCGTAAGCTGAGCGGGGCGGTAATCGTCCGGGACCTCGAAGCGGTCGTCGACGGGACTGACCGCCTCGATCCGATCCAGCAGAAACAGGCGTAACGCCTTGCGATTATGCGCATAGCCGCCCAGGTAGAGCGAACTGTTATAAAAAAGCAGGGTGTACGGATCGAAAAGATAGTCGGCCGCTTCGCGCCGCGCCGGGGCGTAACGAATTTTGCAGCGTTGCTGTTTGAGCAGGGCCTGACGCAACAGGGTCAGAATTTCACGCTTGCCACTATAGTCACGAAAGCCTTGAATTTTAGAACTGCCCGCTTCGGCAATCCGTTCGAGATGCGCAACCGAACGGGCTGGAAGGCCAGAACGCAGGCGATTGAAGACCGCATCGAGATCCTCTTGAAAGGGGGTCCCCTGAAGGAAGTCGAGCTGACCGCGACACAGGTAAAGGGTCATCAGCTCTTCAAGGGAGAAGGTGATCGGCGGCAGGTTCTTGAAACCGGCGACAAAACGATAAATCACTTCGCCTGAATCCTGACGTTCCTTGATCAGCGGATATCCGGCCTCTTCTATCGCGACCAGGTCACGGTAGACCGTACGCCTGGTCACCTGACACTCCTCGACAAGTTCCTCGACCGTCGCCCCGAAACGCTGCTCAAGAATCCGGATAACGTCATGCAGACGCGCCGCCTGGCTGTACTTCTTAGCCGGTTTGCCAGGTTTTCTAAGTCTATTTTTCATCGTTCTTCAAGTAGTAGGTGTATTTGTGTGATTTCCCCTGGACCTGATCGACCGGATATTTACGGATATTCTTCTCCATCTTGGCCAGCACGGTTTCCGCCAGATCCAACTTGAGAAAATTAGCCATGGACAACGAATAGATGATGATATCAGCCAACTCCTCCCCCATCTCGGCCAGCGCTTTATCATCCAGCTGTTTCGACTGCTCGACGGTCAGCCACTGAAAATGCTCCATCAACTCGGCAGCTTCGATCGCTATCGACATGGCGATATTCTTCGGCGTGTGAAATTGCTCCCAGTCCCGCGCGTGAACAAAATCGTCCATTTTCTCCTTCAAATCCTGCAGGGTGATGCGTGCATCGCTCATGTCAATTCCATTTCTGTTAGCGCCCGTTTTTAGATGAGATCAAAAACCGTTGAGGTAGGGAATTTCGGTAACGCGCTGACGAACCTTCCCCATATTTTCCAGCAATTGTCCGGTTGCATCCCAGAGGCCGCGCAAAAACATCTGCCGCGCCCCTTCAGGGATGCTGGCGGCAAACGTCAATTCACCTGCGCGCACCTGCCCGGCGACAAGGTCAACCTCAACCCGCAGCTTCGGATCAGCTTCGATCACCGATTGCAATTTCTCGATCTCGGACGCTGACAGGCAGACACAGGGCAGGCCGAGCGCAATATTATTATTGAAGAAGATTTCGGCGAAGCTGGA
Above is a genomic segment from Geopsychrobacter electrodiphilus DSM 16401 containing:
- the dnaE gene encoding DNA polymerase III subunit alpha → MQSSAFVHLHLHSQYSLLDGAIKLDELITRAKDFNMPAVAVTDHGNMFGAVEFYSKAHAAGIKPIVGCEVYVAPGSRFTKGNARGSSEASYHLILLCQNLAGYQNICRLISAAYREGFYYRPRIDWDLLAQHNEGLIALSACLGGELPTLFNLGQPEEALRRATEMSQIFDNGRFYLELQENYIPEQRRANDGLIQLSRELSLPLVATNDCHYLRREDAFAHEVLLCIQTGKTMDDPKRMRFANDEFYVKSPQEMADLFPEHPEALANTLKIAAQCNLELDFNTYHFPQYEKPADKSLDEVLAEMSWQGLEERLGEVRKVREISDEKLKEYHARLQTELDCIAQMGFPGYFLIVADFINWGKNNGVPVGPGRGSAAGSLVAWSVRITDIDPLPYNLLFERFLNPERVSMPDIDVDFCIYGRERVIDYVREKYGHENVAQIITFGTMLAKGVLRDVGRALNIPYGEVDKIAKMVPNVLGITLKDALVQEPKLKTLVEKDSRIKELVRISLALEGLTRHASTHAAGVVVTPKPLSEYLPLYTDPKSGGQVTQFPMKYVEKIGLVKFDFLGLKTLTVIENAVRLVREGGVADFDLKLIGDDDKKTYELLSRGETTGVFQLESSGMKEYLVKLKPSCFEDLIAMVALYRPGPLGSGMVDSFIKRKNGVESFVQTLSQLEPILKDTYGVIVYQEQVMQIARTLAGYSLGRADLLRRAMGKKDPVVMAKEKEPFLTGAREQRLDVKKAEAIFDLMAKFAEYGFNKSHSAAYALVAYHTAYLKAHYPVEFMAALLTEDMENTDKVIKNISEVRSMGIEVFPPDINASDRSFTVSATAIRFGLGAVKGVGAAALESIIEVRKGKPFNSLQDFCERVDLRKVNKKVVEALIKCGAFDTLGGKRAQFMAAFEEAMEIGQRLQRERESGQESLFGSHEVVSVAGNGYGVLPEIEEWDEKDLLAYEKESLGFYVSGHPLDRFSDQIKRFTTCDSSGLTERTDKEKVRLCGIVSGIKELMTKKGDRMAFISLEDLCGSVECVVFPEVYASSMELLKGEEPLLLTGELDVGEEACKLLVNEVELLRDAAQKQTRRVNIRLTTPGLDEMQLRELKSIVQRYRGNCDVALHMVIPNRSETIIRLPEQLRMAASDEAMAEAAKLFGYNIMTFE
- a CDS encoding Maf family protein → MRQLILASTSPYRLQLLRQLQLPFITAAPSFKETIDPAIAPELLVRHLALGKAQSLAEGYPNALIIGSDQVFVDQRGRAVGKPGSEEAAISQLRQMAGRTHIFFTGIAIFDSENSAYQTDFSAFSVSLRALSDAQIIDYVRREKPYECAGAFKIEGLGIALMEKMAGDDYNTLIGLPLIKLVSMLKKFGVEVFASKATV
- the accA gene encoding acetyl-CoA carboxylase carboxyl transferase subunit alpha, whose amino-acid sequence is MSNYLEFEKPLAELEAKIGELRDFSTDNVDFGSDIKKLEKKSEKLKKEIFSNLSRWQRTQLARHADRPYVLDYINLIFTDWFEVHGDRNFRDDPALVCGFARFEGRPCCVIGHQKGRNTKEKVYRNFGMPNPEGYRKALRVMQMAEQFGLPIFTFVDTPGAFPGIGAEERGQAEAIARNLREMSLLKVPVIVTIAGEGGSGGALAIAVGNRVLMMEYSVYAVISPEGCAAILWSDGTKGPQAAEALKLTSRDVEELGCVIDDVVPEPLGGAHSDHKTAANTLKDYLKRHLEELSKLSPDELIEQRYQRFRGMTQIEE
- a CDS encoding nucleotide pyrophosphohydrolase, giving the protein MSDARITLQDLKEKMDDFVHARDWEQFHTPKNIAMSIAIEAAELMEHFQWLTVEQSKQLDDKALAEMGEELADIIIYSLSMANFLKLDLAETVLAKMEKNIRKYPVDQVQGKSHKYTYYLKNDEK
- a CDS encoding septal ring lytic transglycosylase RlpA family protein, yielding MRLFGWVLLTLVLAACSAHTTRVIETPETRQLKGWQKPYEVDGQRYQPLRDHQGFTQRGIASWYGKKFNGHLTSNGEIYDMYAMTAAHKTLPLGVEVRVTNRRNGKSAVVRINDRGPFVAGRVIDLSFSAAKELDVVEQGTAPVDIVALGYPHQQGAKKIYSAPVDYDTGSFAVQVGAFAQEGNAKRLAQKLKPSFTRTDVNFSDTDGRALYRVRVGDFHSLQMAESVKEKLAHSGFPGVFVVAFD
- a CDS encoding helix-turn-helix transcriptional regulator; this encodes MKNRLRKPGKPAKKYSQAARLHDVIRILEQRFGATVEELVEECQVTRRTVYRDLVAIEEAGYPLIKERQDSGEVIYRFVAGFKNLPPITFSLEELMTLYLCRGQLDFLQGTPFQEDLDAVFNRLRSGLPARSVAHLERIAEAGSSKIQGFRDYSGKREILTLLRQALLKQQRCKIRYAPARREAADYLFDPYTLLFYNSSLYLGGYAHNRKALRLFLLDRIEAVSPVDDRFEVPDDYRPAQLTGSAFGLIDEGPERSLDLLFAEPIAHLIRERIWHPQQQLEECPDGAVRLQFSAAGDTEILSWLFSMLPHVQILGPETLREKFLQALRQTLEKSTV
- the leuD gene encoding 3-isopropylmalate dehydratase small subunit yields the protein MSAITTISGRAIPLRGNDIDTDRIIPARFLRCVTFDGLGEHVFADDRIQLKTAGKVHPFDNAAYAGASILIAGNNFGCGSSREHAPQSLQKWGINAVVGSSFAEIFFNNNIALGLPCVCLSASEIEKLQSVIEADPKLRVEVDLVAGQVRAGELTFAASIPEGARQMFLRGLWDATGQLLENMGKVRQRVTEIPYLNGF
- a CDS encoding GMP reductase, translated to MRIEHDLKLGFKDVLIRPKRSTLKSRAEVKLERSYTFLHSQLQWSGVPIIAANMDTVGTFAMAEALAKHDMLCALHKHYSLQEWQDWLKQAGENIYQRIMVSTGTSDNDMEKLKAVLSIAPQLQFICIDVANGYAESFVDFVSRVREAYPQMTIIAGNVVTGEMVEELLLAGADVVKVGIGPGSVCTTRVKTGVGYPQLSAVIECADAAHGLGGRIISDGGCICPGDVSKAFGAGSDFVMLGGMLAGHDESGGQLVEREGLQYKLFYGMSSSTAMSKHVGGVAEYRSSEGKTVEVPYRGVVEETLRDILGGVRSTCTYVGAAELRELTKRTTFIRVQEQENRTFS